In the Vanessa cardui chromosome 10, ilVanCard2.1, whole genome shotgun sequence genome, one interval contains:
- the LOC124532858 gene encoding alpha-tocopherol transfer protein-like: protein MASVATLVQPTGEMWKKIRVELNEDVNTRDRDLTAIKDWLRKQPYLPDEWDEGRIMTFLRGCSFSLEKCKRKLDMYFTMRAACPEFFTNRDINRPELAEITRKAQGAPLPGLTPDGRRVTICRGLDKNIDPELLNNVFKIALMIGDVRLKEELEGVGGDIYILDASVVTPSHLAKISPSSIKKFLICVQEAYPIKLKQVHVLNTSPVIEALINFIKPFLKDKIKNRIFVHSDISTLHEHVPKDMLPEEYGGNGCSLDEVNEAWMKKLEDYTQWFKEQESIKANEALRPGKPTNYDELFGIDGSFRQLSID, encoded by the exons ATGGCGTCTGTCGCGACACTAGTTCAGCCAACGGGGGAGATGTGGAAGAAAATTCGTGTTGAATTAAACGAGGATGTCAACACAAGGGATCGGGATCTTACAGCCATTAAGGATTGGCTTCGGAAGCAGCCATACTTACCTGACGAGTGGG ATGAAGGTCGTATCATGACCTTTCTCCGAGGCTGCAGCTTCTCCCTGGAGAAATGCAAGAGGAAACTCGACATGTACTTCACCATGAGAGCTGCTTGTCCAGAATTCTTCACCAACCGAGACATCAACAGACCAGAACTTGCTGAAATAACAAGAAAAGC GCAAGGAGCTCCACTACCAGGATTGACTCCAGACGGTCGTCGAGTCACAATATGCCgtg GTCTTGACAAAAACATCGACCCCGAACTACTGAACAATGTATTCAAAATCGCACTAATGATTGGTGACGTCAGACTTAAAGAAGAACTGGAGGGAGTAGGGGGTGATATATACATCCTGGATGCTTCAGTGGTCACACCGAGTCATTTAGCGAAAATATCCCCATCTTCCATAAAgaagttcttaatttgtgtacaG gAAGCGTATCCTATCAAGTTGAAACAAGTCCACGTTTTGAACACATCGCCTGTTATCGAAGCATTGATAAACTTCATCAAGCCATTCCTCAAGGATAAAATAAAGAACAGG ATTTTCGTCCACTCCGACATAAGTACGCTGCATGAACACGTGCCCAAGGATATGCTACCGGAAGAATATGGCGGCAATGGATGCTCCCTTGATGAAGTAAAcg AGGCCTGGATGAAGAAACTTGAAGACTACACACAATGGTTCAAGGAACAGGAATCAATAAAAGCCAATGAGGCCCTCAGACCTGGGAAACCGACCAATTACGATGAGTTATTTGGTATTGATGGATCGTTTAGACAGCTTTccattgattaa